Proteins from one Leptonema illini DSM 21528 genomic window:
- the cfpA gene encoding cytoplasmic filament protein CfpA, translating to MAMGQFPKSPNKVDPIIPSAVASRTSLVWEGRNKIQESKKIIDDTSNRVKNFIQTKLPPEVVKDVDIMASIEDKIYNYINQAYVNMFNRYTVTVEDEMVKKVRDFIDKEELRALARYTPREIVEILDKLAGADKFNTGEVEKSMVNMYGHLQGHIQRGMNDLENETNSILRQKTDVGAFVRGENAYSIVKCVFKDNLYKPKTVTDIKLSINILDSELISPIFHYQTTVEFLLKDTLANHIQELIEREIEKLKEEIIDSGRAELTDGEIMFEKIKAVDRFTDDNNSDPNSRRYSILAKKFIDKIEGLRAEIDQDDYDPLNMREQIKAIIDDENIRNRGFNTAVNTLTSILDTSKLGYQVCDNKKNARDCYIREYEDEDETQLPDERYAIRLVYFDQAQIRELKRVYDTRMGAFVREVESVWDVVEELYQRRKSSFFGLKKTVLDFEDLANNIMSKRWVKDRGELMSDPDEIRWDKLRFRDQINTFVEKNNRTYTVEVRNTAQRLRHLKDRLQTMYGYQNPVERVVCDERLNLLEQQFNKFIYEINPHHLQPGLVLDVDISTSKRKQYMMKGMANVLNEFLHGVSKGFADAAFATFKRRRSTVRDDSEMAFGEITEDAHHKAISTQYASQTVESSSSPEPYSPPSLPSEPASSQESGVRGSADVTPKSYDDKLKDMGLKEL from the coding sequence ATGGCGATGGGTCAATTTCCCAAAAGTCCTAACAAGGTGGATCCCATTATTCCCAGTGCTGTGGCTTCCCGCACGTCGCTCGTCTGGGAAGGTCGGAATAAAATTCAGGAATCGAAAAAGATTATCGATGATACGAGCAATCGTGTCAAAAATTTTATTCAGACAAAGCTTCCCCCTGAAGTAGTAAAAGACGTAGATATCATGGCCTCGATCGAGGATAAGATCTACAATTACATCAACCAGGCCTATGTGAACATGTTCAACCGTTACACAGTTACGGTTGAAGACGAGATGGTGAAGAAGGTTCGGGACTTCATCGACAAAGAAGAACTCCGCGCTCTTGCTCGATATACTCCGCGTGAAATCGTCGAGATCCTCGATAAGCTGGCCGGTGCCGACAAGTTTAATACCGGTGAAGTTGAAAAGTCCATGGTGAACATGTACGGTCACCTTCAGGGCCATATTCAGCGCGGTATGAACGACCTCGAAAACGAAACGAACTCCATCCTGCGTCAGAAAACCGACGTTGGTGCCTTCGTTCGTGGTGAAAACGCCTACTCCATCGTTAAGTGCGTGTTCAAAGATAACCTGTACAAGCCGAAAACCGTAACCGACATCAAGCTTTCCATCAACATACTGGATTCCGAGCTGATTTCGCCGATCTTCCACTATCAGACGACTGTTGAATTTCTGTTGAAAGACACGCTGGCCAACCATATCCAGGAGCTGATCGAGCGGGAGATCGAGAAGTTGAAAGAAGAGATCATCGACTCCGGTCGCGCCGAACTCACCGACGGCGAGATCATGTTCGAGAAGATCAAGGCTGTCGATCGTTTCACCGACGACAACAACTCCGATCCGAATTCGCGCCGTTATTCGATCCTGGCGAAGAAGTTCATCGACAAAATCGAAGGACTGCGCGCTGAAATCGATCAGGATGATTACGATCCTTTGAACATGCGCGAGCAGATCAAGGCGATCATCGACGATGAAAACATCCGTAACCGCGGTTTTAACACGGCCGTGAATACGCTGACATCCATTCTCGATACGTCGAAGCTCGGCTATCAGGTCTGTGATAACAAGAAAAACGCCCGCGATTGCTATATCCGTGAATACGAAGATGAGGACGAAACTCAGCTTCCCGACGAACGCTATGCAATCCGTCTGGTTTACTTCGATCAGGCCCAGATTCGTGAGCTGAAGCGTGTATATGATACCCGTATGGGAGCCTTCGTACGCGAAGTCGAGTCCGTATGGGACGTCGTTGAAGAACTGTATCAGCGTCGTAAATCGTCTTTCTTCGGTCTCAAGAAAACCGTTCTCGATTTCGAAGATCTGGCGAACAACATTATGTCCAAGCGCTGGGTGAAAGACCGCGGCGAGCTGATGAGCGACCCCGACGAAATCCGCTGGGACAAGCTGCGCTTCCGTGATCAGATCAACACCTTCGTCGAGAAAAACAACCGTACCTACACCGTAGAGGTTCGTAACACAGCGCAGCGTCTGCGTCATCTGAAGGATCGCCTTCAGACCATGTATGGCTATCAGAACCCCGTAGAGCGTGTTGTTTGCGACGAGCGTCTGAACCTGCTCGAACAGCAGTTCAACAAGTTCATCTACGAAATCAACCCGCATCACCTGCAGCCGGGCCTTGTACTGGACGTCGATATCAGCACAAGCAAACGCAAGCAGTATATGATGAAGGGAATGGCGAACGTTCTGAACGAGTTCCTGCATGGCGTATCTAAAGGCTTTGCTGATGCCGCCTTCGCAACGTTCAAGCGTCGTCGTTCGACCGTACGTGATGATTCCGAGATGGCGTTTGGTGAGATCACTGAAGATGCGCACCATAAGGCGATCAGCACGCAGTATGCGTCGCAGACCGTCGAATCTTCATCGTCGCCGGAGCCATACAGCCCACCATCGCTTCCGTCTGAGCCTGCATCAAGCCAGGAAAGCGGAGTGAGGGGATCGGCTGATGTGACGCCGAAGTCCTACGACGACAAATTGAAAGATATGGGGCTGAAAGAGCTCTGA
- a CDS encoding M20 aminoacylase family protein, whose product MEKDWQQLVSRAAEQAVVYRHRLHSRPEIAFEERETSDYVAETLKSYEHLQVHRGLAGTGVVAVLGEGGPMIGLRAELDALPMQEHNTFAHRSQIPMRMHACGHDGHMAMLLGAARVLSQLHGQSPLSGRVCFIFQPAEENEGGARRMIDEGFLDRFPLQSIYAMHNWPGMREGVFGLKIGPIMAAYDRFDITIRGTGAHAAMPQNGSDTILASSALVQALHSMQSRKSPMEPAVLSVTSIHGGEAYNILPDSVSLRGTLRTFDRATRESLLSRTRHITTGIESAYDVRIDFAVTEGYPATVNSEQETLFARDVAVALVGEENVVFPVVADTGSEDFSCFLEKVPGSYVWLGNGPKAGGCTLHNPNYDFNDSLLKTGIGFWTALSRDFFRRMSV is encoded by the coding sequence ATGGAAAAAGACTGGCAGCAGTTAGTTTCGCGGGCCGCAGAGCAGGCCGTCGTTTACAGGCATCGTCTGCATTCGCGGCCCGAGATCGCCTTTGAAGAGCGCGAAACCTCTGACTATGTGGCTGAAACGCTCAAGAGCTACGAACATCTTCAAGTTCACAGAGGTCTGGCCGGAACGGGTGTCGTCGCCGTTCTCGGTGAAGGCGGGCCCATGATCGGGCTTCGCGCCGAGCTCGACGCCCTGCCGATGCAGGAGCATAACACCTTCGCGCATCGCTCGCAGATACCAATGCGGATGCATGCCTGCGGACATGACGGCCACATGGCAATGCTGCTTGGCGCCGCTCGCGTTCTCTCGCAACTGCACGGGCAATCGCCGTTATCCGGCAGAGTCTGCTTTATATTCCAGCCCGCCGAAGAGAACGAAGGCGGAGCGCGGCGCATGATTGACGAAGGATTTCTCGATCGGTTCCCATTACAGTCGATCTATGCCATGCATAACTGGCCGGGCATGCGCGAAGGCGTATTCGGATTAAAGATCGGCCCTATCATGGCCGCCTATGATCGCTTTGATATAACGATCCGCGGAACGGGAGCGCATGCGGCGATGCCTCAGAACGGATCCGATACGATCCTTGCCTCGTCGGCCCTGGTGCAGGCGTTACATTCCATGCAGTCGCGAAAGAGCCCGATGGAGCCGGCCGTTCTTTCGGTGACCTCGATTCACGGCGGAGAGGCCTACAACATTCTTCCCGATAGCGTTTCGCTTCGCGGAACATTACGAACGTTTGATCGCGCGACACGTGAGTCGTTGCTTTCGCGAACGCGACATATCACGACGGGGATCGAAAGTGCGTACGATGTACGCATAGACTTCGCCGTAACCGAAGGATATCCGGCGACGGTGAACAGCGAACAGGAAACTCTCTTTGCCAGAGACGTGGCCGTTGCCCTGGTTGGAGAAGAGAACGTGGTCTTTCCCGTCGTGGCCGATACCGGCAGCGAAGATTTTTCCTGCTTTCTGGAAAAGGTGCCCGGTTCGTATGTCTGGCTTGGCAACGGTCCGAAAGCAGGAGGGTGCACGCTTCATAATCCGAATTATGACTTCAATGATAGCCTTCTGAAAACCGGAATAGGCTTCTGGACGGCTCTCTCGCGGGATTTTTTTCGACGGATGTCGGTATGA
- a CDS encoding alpha/beta hydrolase, giving the protein MKEKNLVDWHRYLRERRIPMGERHFDLKSADGTKLRATAWEVDSPSACVLWVHGFAEYRTRYDEFARYLNGLKYSFVALDLRGHGDSEGKRGFIRSFDEYLADLSALVDWSKGMAPAPLVLGAHSMGGLVLARYLERGEFSRPVEAAVFSGPFMGVGMPVPAWKQKLGAFMSKIIPGLSIPSGLDPALISTDKELVQAYASDPKIFKIATARWFTEILKAQDKAIAEAGRIRLPVLLCQGLGDQVVSVAAGRRFYDGLGSEDRTYQGFEGLYHEILNEVRPAREQVYATFGNWLKKRFPG; this is encoded by the coding sequence TTGAAAGAGAAAAATCTGGTAGACTGGCATCGGTATCTGCGCGAGCGTCGTATCCCTATGGGGGAAAGGCATTTTGATCTGAAATCCGCCGACGGCACGAAGCTTCGCGCCACGGCATGGGAGGTTGACTCTCCGTCAGCCTGTGTTCTCTGGGTGCACGGTTTTGCAGAGTATCGCACCCGTTATGATGAGTTTGCCCGGTATTTGAACGGACTCAAATACTCCTTTGTCGCTCTCGACCTGCGCGGCCACGGCGACTCCGAAGGCAAGCGCGGCTTCATTCGCAGCTTCGACGAGTATCTGGCCGATCTTTCGGCTCTTGTCGACTGGTCGAAAGGCATGGCTCCAGCGCCGCTTGTTCTCGGGGCGCATTCTATGGGCGGCCTTGTGCTGGCCCGCTATCTGGAACGCGGAGAGTTCTCTCGTCCGGTTGAAGCGGCCGTATTCTCGGGGCCTTTTATGGGCGTAGGTATGCCGGTGCCGGCCTGGAAGCAGAAGCTCGGCGCTTTTATGTCAAAGATCATACCCGGCCTTTCGATTCCGTCAGGACTTGATCCGGCGCTGATCAGCACGGATAAAGAGCTGGTACAGGCCTACGCAAGCGATCCGAAGATATTCAAGATTGCCACGGCGCGCTGGTTCACAGAGATCCTGAAGGCGCAGGATAAGGCCATCGCCGAAGCCGGTCGCATTCGATTGCCCGTGCTTCTCTGTCAGGGCCTTGGCGATCAGGTTGTCAGCGTAGCCGCCGGCCGACGGTTTTATGACGGCCTCGGGTCTGAGGATCGTACCTATCAGGGCTTCGAGGGGTTGTATCATGAAATCCTCAACGAAGTCAGGCCTGCTCGCGAGCAGGTGTATGCGACTTTCGGGAACTGGTTAAAGAAGCGGTTTCCAGGTTAA
- a CDS encoding glycosyltransferase, translated as MTIRTGTASPKVAILHDWLTGMRGGEAVLEALLDLYPEAELFTLLHLKGSCSDRIESRPIHTSFIDRLPLRGRFYRHYLPLFPTAIEEFDFHGFDLVISSSHCVTKGAIVPPGVPHISYVHSPMRYVWDMYREYFPGRGLTQKFVIPFFANYLRMWDAASAHRVDRYVVNSSFVGERVRRFYGRESVVIHPPCVETFGATPASTREDFYLVYGAMVPYKRIDLAVKAFKESGRRLVVAGHGPEKARLQELAGKAKIEFIDRPDRNQSRELFEKARALIFPGVEDFGIVPVEAQERRCPVVAFRRGGALETVVHQRTGYFFEEQSPQSLNAALDRFEGLSFRESEFRKNVLRFTADTFRHKMAREIDDLRRRGL; from the coding sequence ATGACGATAAGGACCGGAACAGCGTCACCGAAGGTGGCCATCCTGCACGACTGGTTAACGGGCATGCGCGGCGGCGAAGCGGTGCTTGAAGCGTTGCTTGACCTGTATCCCGAAGCCGAGCTTTTCACTCTCCTGCATCTGAAGGGCAGCTGCTCGGATCGTATCGAAAGTCGTCCGATCCATACGTCCTTTATCGACAGACTTCCTCTGCGCGGACGTTTTTACAGACATTACCTTCCTCTTTTCCCCACGGCGATCGAAGAATTCGACTTTCACGGCTTCGATCTCGTCATATCAAGCTCTCACTGTGTGACGAAAGGAGCGATCGTTCCGCCCGGAGTTCCGCATATCTCGTACGTGCACAGCCCCATGCGTTATGTGTGGGATATGTACAGAGAATACTTTCCGGGCCGCGGCCTGACACAGAAGTTCGTCATCCCGTTTTTCGCGAACTATCTGCGTATGTGGGATGCAGCGTCGGCGCATCGTGTGGACCGGTATGTGGTAAACTCTTCTTTCGTAGGGGAACGCGTAAGACGTTTCTATGGAAGAGAATCGGTCGTGATTCATCCGCCCTGCGTCGAGACGTTCGGGGCAACACCCGCTTCGACAAGAGAGGACTTCTATCTTGTGTACGGCGCGATGGTGCCTTATAAAAGGATCGATCTTGCCGTTAAGGCCTTCAAGGAAAGCGGGCGAAGGCTTGTTGTTGCCGGTCACGGGCCTGAAAAGGCTCGTTTACAGGAGCTTGCAGGCAAAGCGAAGATCGAATTCATCGATCGCCCCGATCGGAATCAGTCGAGGGAGCTTTTCGAAAAGGCTCGCGCCCTTATCTTTCCGGGCGTCGAGGATTTCGGAATCGTTCCCGTCGAGGCCCAGGAACGGCGATGCCCCGTAGTCGCCTTTCGCCGCGGAGGAGCCCTGGAAACGGTCGTCCATCAGAGGACCGGGTATTTCTTTGAGGAGCAGAGCCCGCAATCGCTAAACGCCGCCCTCGATCGTTTCGAAGGGCTGAGCTTTCGCGAATCGGAGTTTCGCAAGAATGTGCTGCGCTTCACCGCCGATACCTTTCGCCACAAGATGGCCAGAGAGATCGACGACCTGCGCCGGAGAGGCCTGTGA
- a CDS encoding metallophosphoesterase family protein: MIRIVYTTDIHDALKELRVLLTKTEADLYLLSGDILYHAFYDDMKVYEFVCLQEEFYALAKEEGRSIVPYDLATEILRNNEGGYPAETVLKAAEYRILFHRASRTMKEKYGMIEDLIRKYGNAASFVLPGNYDIDLRYTALSSRNLHKNTMYFENLTLAGYGGAPIATSGIPEKLAVPYQEAGRGVEFYSEPYDFFVEVEPDILVLHNPAYGYFDRIPTLGHVGSNGIRNYLDDHPATLVLSGHVHEDYGVMMKSDGTVLMNPSNFGGVDSPYGFQHGGLFAEILIDTDSRSVQEIFLKRLKGNQICDLLHVRRDENRLVGELMKDAAESSIDLGLFLRDRNGTVIDL, translated from the coding sequence GTGATTCGAATCGTTTATACAACGGATATTCATGACGCCCTGAAAGAGCTTCGCGTTCTTCTTACGAAGACCGAGGCCGATCTCTATCTTCTTTCAGGCGACATCCTCTATCATGCCTTCTATGACGACATGAAGGTGTATGAATTCGTATGTTTACAGGAAGAATTCTACGCCCTTGCTAAAGAAGAAGGCCGTTCGATCGTTCCCTATGATCTGGCGACCGAGATTCTTCGTAACAACGAGGGAGGTTATCCGGCCGAAACCGTTCTCAAGGCCGCCGAATACCGTATCCTCTTTCATCGGGCCTCGCGCACGATGAAAGAAAAATACGGCATGATTGAAGACCTGATTCGCAAGTACGGCAACGCCGCGTCTTTCGTGCTTCCCGGGAACTACGACATCGACCTGCGTTATACGGCCCTTTCGTCGCGCAACCTGCATAAAAATACGATGTATTTCGAGAATCTGACGCTTGCCGGCTACGGCGGCGCTCCGATCGCCACATCGGGAATTCCCGAGAAACTGGCCGTTCCATATCAGGAGGCCGGCCGCGGAGTGGAATTTTACTCCGAGCCTTACGACTTCTTCGTCGAAGTGGAGCCCGATATTCTTGTGCTGCATAACCCTGCCTACGGCTACTTCGACCGTATTCCCACGCTCGGCCACGTAGGATCAAACGGCATCCGTAACTATCTGGACGATCATCCCGCGACGCTCGTGCTGTCAGGGCACGTGCACGAGGACTATGGTGTGATGATGAAAAGCGACGGAACGGTGCTCATGAATCCGTCGAATTTCGGCGGCGTCGATTCGCCTTACGGCTTTCAGCACGGCGGACTTTTCGCAGAGATTCTGATCGATACGGATTCGCGAAGCGTGCAGGAGATCTTTTTAAAGAGGCTGAAAGGCAATCAGATCTGCGACCTGCTTCATGTGCGAAGAGATGAGAACCGACTTGTCGGCGAACTGATGAAAGACGCCGCCGAATCGTCCATCGACCTCGGTCTTTTTTTGCGCGACCGGAACGGAACGGTGATCGATCTATGA
- a CDS encoding DUF445 domain-containing protein produces the protein MNEKKTANTGPGTGHPTFDRFLDRWLHRFVPDEEPGEPEGPAAKSHFNAVMLFLKALPWLTGIVFLVSLKWDVSGSWNLPWRDAPVMLDGLIRMVAVTGLVGFGTNYIAIKMLFHPRKRRPLLGQGLIPASKQKIARKLGESISKEIINSDLILKQVKQEGLVRRHMQSFNRSMRETLALPEFRDDLLRMLEHYLNRIIKSDEFRSSMHAFVKGFDFEGLGGLESGLLKIYRFIGGDREIADRILEALDSMTLSLDHHEKTLNEYLDRLPDWIESNDDFVEDVILNTVIFLVERINIQNIVTRNLEGFDEMRLEKLLLYSTSDQLDYIQYLGCILGILGGLFIWLPLESFILFGAAGAGLFLIDATLMRMKGDR, from the coding sequence ATGAATGAAAAAAAGACAGCGAACACAGGGCCAGGCACCGGGCATCCCACATTTGATCGTTTTCTCGATCGATGGCTGCATCGATTCGTGCCCGATGAAGAGCCGGGTGAACCCGAAGGCCCGGCAGCGAAGTCTCACTTCAATGCCGTGATGCTCTTTTTGAAAGCGCTTCCGTGGCTAACAGGGATCGTTTTCCTTGTCTCGCTGAAATGGGATGTATCTGGTTCGTGGAATTTGCCCTGGCGCGATGCTCCCGTCATGCTCGACGGCCTGATTCGCATGGTTGCCGTCACCGGTCTTGTCGGATTCGGAACGAACTACATCGCCATCAAGATGCTCTTTCATCCGCGAAAGAGACGGCCTCTGCTCGGCCAGGGTCTGATACCGGCAAGCAAGCAGAAGATCGCCCGCAAGCTCGGCGAGAGTATCAGCAAAGAGATCATCAACTCCGATCTGATTCTGAAGCAGGTAAAACAGGAAGGCCTGGTGCGTCGGCACATGCAGAGCTTCAATCGGTCGATGCGCGAAACGCTGGCTCTGCCGGAGTTTCGCGACGATCTGTTGCGCATGCTCGAGCATTATCTCAATCGCATTATTAAGTCCGATGAATTTCGATCCAGCATGCATGCCTTTGTGAAAGGATTCGATTTCGAAGGTCTGGGCGGGCTTGAAAGCGGTCTTTTGAAAATCTACCGTTTTATAGGCGGAGACCGCGAGATCGCCGATCGTATTCTCGAAGCTCTTGATTCGATGACCCTGTCACTGGACCATCATGAAAAAACGCTGAACGAGTATTTGGATCGTCTTCCTGACTGGATCGAATCAAATGATGATTTTGTTGAAGACGTTATCCTGAATACGGTTATCTTTCTCGTAGAGCGTATCAATATTCAGAACATTGTAACGCGCAATCTGGAAGGATTCGACGAAATGCGCCTCGAAAAACTTCTTCTGTATTCGACATCCGATCAGCTCGATTATATTCAGTATCTCGGTTGCATCCTGGGTATTCTCGGCGGCCTGTTTATCTGGCTTCCTCTGGAGTCCTTTATTCTGTTCGGAGCCGCCGGAGCAGGGTTATTCCTGATCGATGCGACTCTCATGCGTATGAAAGGAGATCGATGA
- the hslU gene encoding ATP-dependent protease ATPase subunit HslU — MEFNQTSVEYADGRGRPVLEEMTPRQIVDELDRYIVGQKAAKKAVALAIRNRMRRQRITDAALQEEIHPKNIIMIGPTGCGKTEIARRLARLTGAPFVKVEATKFTEVGYVGRDVESMIRDLLMNAINVVKREASEAVEEQATKHTEERLLDYLIPDSRAESKGPSDPMNLFRAFSDLSKFGQQVQSGMQAEQEKQTASGEEEERRRRLRELMREKLRSGEMDRREIEIEVEMPGIPMIQLSNAPGGEDFDSQIQNMLGDMLPKKRKKRRVTVEEARRIIHQQESEKLIDPDRVQSEAIKRTEQMGIVFLDEIDKIAGRGAQGPDVSREGVQRDLLPIVEGSTVNTRYGAVRTDHILFIAAGAFHMSRPADLIPELQGRFPLRVELEKLTRDDFRRILTAPENSMTRQAVELLAVEGITLTFTDDALDEISAMAYDLNEKTENIGARRLYTMMEQLLEDVSFDAPERQGDDRNVVIDKAYVQARLKGIVENRDLSQYIL; from the coding sequence ATGGAATTCAATCAAACCTCCGTAGAATATGCAGACGGCCGCGGCCGGCCCGTCCTTGAAGAGATGACTCCGCGGCAGATCGTCGATGAACTCGATCGCTATATCGTGGGACAGAAGGCGGCGAAAAAGGCCGTCGCCCTTGCGATCCGCAACCGCATGCGCAGGCAGCGCATTACAGATGCGGCTCTTCAAGAAGAGATTCACCCGAAGAATATTATCATGATCGGTCCGACGGGATGCGGTAAAACTGAGATCGCCCGTCGACTGGCCCGTCTAACCGGAGCGCCTTTTGTTAAAGTAGAGGCGACGAAGTTCACCGAGGTCGGCTATGTCGGTCGCGACGTCGAGTCGATGATCCGCGATCTTTTGATGAATGCGATTAACGTTGTGAAGCGCGAGGCCAGCGAAGCGGTCGAAGAACAGGCGACAAAACACACAGAGGAACGTCTGCTGGATTATCTGATTCCTGATTCGCGCGCCGAATCGAAAGGGCCTTCTGATCCGATGAATCTCTTTCGCGCTTTCTCTGACCTTTCTAAGTTCGGGCAGCAGGTTCAGTCGGGCATGCAGGCCGAGCAGGAGAAGCAGACGGCATCGGGCGAAGAAGAGGAGCGTCGTCGTCGCCTTCGTGAGCTGATGCGCGAAAAGCTCAGGTCCGGAGAGATGGATCGTCGCGAGATTGAGATCGAGGTCGAGATGCCCGGCATTCCCATGATTCAATTGAGCAACGCTCCGGGCGGCGAAGATTTCGATTCGCAGATTCAGAACATGCTCGGCGATATGCTACCGAAGAAGCGCAAGAAGCGTCGGGTAACGGTCGAAGAGGCGAGAAGGATCATCCATCAGCAGGAGTCCGAAAAGCTCATCGATCCCGACCGCGTGCAGTCCGAGGCGATCAAGCGCACGGAGCAGATGGGCATCGTCTTTCTTGACGAGATCGACAAAATCGCCGGACGTGGAGCGCAGGGGCCCGACGTATCGCGCGAAGGCGTGCAACGGGACCTTTTACCGATCGTCGAGGGTTCGACGGTGAACACGCGATACGGTGCGGTGCGCACCGATCATATTCTCTTTATCGCCGCCGGAGCATTTCATATGTCGCGTCCGGCCGATCTGATTCCCGAGTTGCAGGGTCGCTTTCCGCTGCGCGTCGAGCTTGAGAAGTTAACGCGTGACGATTTCAGGCGCATCCTGACCGCTCCCGAGAATTCGATGACGCGGCAGGCCGTAGAGTTGCTTGCCGTCGAAGGTATCACGCTTACATTCACCGACGACGCTCTGGATGAAATCTCGGCGATGGCCTATGATCTGAACGAGAAGACCGAGAATATCGGCGCTCGCAGGCTTTATACGATGATGGAACAGCTGCTTGAAGACGTTTCGTTCGACGCTCCGGAGAGACAGGGAGACGATCGCAACGTCGTTATCGATAAGGCCTATGTGCAGGCACGATTGAAAGGCATCGTCGAGAACCGAGACCTCAGCCAGTACATTCTCTGA
- a CDS encoding adenylate/guanylate cyclase domain-containing protein — protein sequence MRRILRKYIPPGLIHHIRDAADQELDFIPNREATLTFLFADLVSFTSWAENRTPDETVHMLNLSIGATSSVILHWGGHVNKFMGDSLFATFEDPVRAVGAGIEMQKQFQILNLIGMKDASSEIRVRIGIHTGPCILASIGTDDFMDFTAIGDSVNIASRLEKSCRPGAVIVSKSTVGLMEDQILISHPITVEAKGKSAPLDAWYVDRIRYTGPRGTIETGLDDELF from the coding sequence ATGCGCAGGATTTTGCGAAAGTACATTCCTCCAGGCCTCATCCACCATATCAGAGATGCGGCCGACCAGGAGCTTGACTTCATTCCCAACAGAGAGGCCACGCTGACCTTTCTCTTTGCCGACCTCGTTTCCTTTACTTCGTGGGCCGAAAATCGCACGCCCGATGAAACGGTTCATATGCTCAACCTCAGCATCGGCGCCACCAGCTCCGTTATCCTGCACTGGGGCGGCCATGTGAACAAATTCATGGGAGATTCTCTCTTTGCTACGTTTGAAGATCCGGTCAGGGCCGTCGGCGCCGGTATTGAAATGCAGAAGCAGTTTCAGATTCTCAACCTTATAGGCATGAAAGATGCCTCAAGCGAGATCCGCGTACGTATCGGCATACACACGGGACCGTGCATCCTCGCCAGCATCGGAACGGACGACTTCATGGATTTCACCGCAATCGGAGACTCGGTGAATATCGCTTCCCGCCTTGAGAAATCATGCCGCCCTGGAGCCGTCATCGTATCGAAATCAACGGTGGGGCTTATGGAAGATCAGATCTTGATCTCGCATCCGATCACGGTTGAGGCGAAAGGAAAATCGGCGCCGCTGGATGCATGGTATGTCGATCGGATTCGTTATACAGGGCCCCGTGGCACGATCGAAACCGGGCTTGACGACGAGCTTTTTTAA